The Corvus moneduloides isolate bCorMon1 chromosome 5, bCorMon1.pri, whole genome shotgun sequence genome includes a region encoding these proteins:
- the MEPE gene encoding matrix extracellular phosphoglycoprotein: MQISLVCLCLCLLSTALATPVPPPLPGGASGNCVGQHRILLKGCNAKHGFYIFKYVYSFSTRRNQTQIKKEEADHQSIIPSRRLDEDNARREPPEARTAPEHSDNSSTEVIEYGIVLKAENRSTPGIGRDGPSPHPGTGTRARGSGGGTGPTLSSSEGSGDLDLVVEVDGGVPILPQGERPSQAVVGNRSSVKSEDKDDGDPRVVPAEGAMTTGRGRAPTTRVAGDEGSGEATVSGQGQEGVRRGTGTGGIALFSVTEKTEDVQVDTAGVDEYAYIPDSGSVTITRGSLGSTDGATSFTQVSPDKNDEVNIFIGRAKIHVGEQETTLAGATVGNEDDGIPSEGTSSPLPRLGVTGTPSGGDDDSIPAHSQPERPATTAAPTRGDSVTSSPRDGHPTGEDEKGATTMGVDGGLVTPVPWRVTSGDITSPTVSSIRRKDDDEVGGEGQRFKGKPGHVATTTPRQWGNTEAAVTVPAEGASILLAATEADRTTPSVTASSRKAGMSTVLGRGGSGEVGTATSQSPRVKGRPGAGVRVRPGGAGLDKTPRTDKAPSPGGKPSSWASSGAQTSVGGYDGNAGGRSQAIKAGASPTPQAGHDMDSTVAGRGRERGRGGESGGAVPGAGDGRIPGHHGRRLGAGAPGTLATLGRSRQLDQVKRADELHVRERAFYSLGGAGGGPHGPYPGPGSADSSQSSEGDQGSQSESGQMGLQPSGWGSPGYPQGRWIQGPL, encoded by the exons GTGCCACCACCGCTTCCTGGGGGAGCTTCTGGGAACTGTGTGGGACAGCACCGG ATACTTCTGAAAGGCTGCAACGCCAAGCATGGCTTCTACATTTTCAAATACGTCTACTCATTCTCAACACGGAGGAACCAGACACAGATAAAG AAAGAAGAGGCTGACCACCAGAGTATCATCCCCAGCCGCCGGTTGGATGAGGACAATGCCAGGCGGGAGCCACCAGAGGCCAGGACAGCCCCAGAACACAGTgacaacagcagcactgaagtaATTGAGTATGGGATTGTCCTCAAGGCTGAAAACCGCAGCACCCCGGGCATTGGCAGGGATGGTCCCAGTCCTCATCCTGGCACTGGCACGCGAGCACgtggcagtggtggtggcaCAGGTCCCACCCTGTCCAGCTCAGAGGGCAGTGGCGATCTGGATTTGGTGGTGGAAGTTGATGGCGGTGTTCCCATTCTTCCTCAGGGTGAACGCCCCAGTCAGGCTGTGGTGGGGAACAGGTCCAGTGTCAAGAGTGAGGACAAGGATGATGGTGACCCCAGAGTGGTTCCAGCGGAGGGCGCCATGACTACCGGGAGGGGGAGGGCCCCTACCACCAGAGTGGCAGGGGATGAGGGCAGCGGGGAGGCCACTGTTTCTGGCCAAGGGCAGGAGGGTGTCAGGCGAGGTACAGGGACAGGAGGCATCGCTTTGTTCTCTGTCACTGAGAAGACTGAGGATGTCCAAGTGGATACCGCTGGTGTGGATGAATATGCTTACATCCCTGACTCGGGCAGTGTCACCATCACCCGTGGGAGCCTGGGCAGCACAGACGGGGCAACCAGCTTCACCCAGGTCTCTCCGGACAAAAATGACGAAGTCAACATCTTCATTGGGAGGGCCAAAATCCACGTGGGGGAGCAGGAAACTACCCTGGCCGGTGCCACAGTGGGTAACGAGGATGACGGCATCCCGTCTGAGGGAACCAgcagccccctgcccaggctgggcgTCACTGGGACACCCAGTGGTGGTGACGATGACAGCAtccctgctcacagccagcCCGAACGACCGGCCACCACAGCCGCCCCAACCCGTGGGGACAGTgtcaccagcagccccagggatggCCATCCTACTGGAGAGGATGAGAAAGGTGCCACCACCATGGGTGTTGATGGAGGACTGGTAACCCCTGTCCCCTGGAGAGTCACTAGTGGTGACATTACCAGCCCCACAGTGTCCAGCATCCGTAGGAAAGACGATGATgaggtgggaggagaggggcagAGGTTCAAGGGGAAGCCAGGACATGTGGCTACCACGACCCCCCGCCAGTGGGGTAACACGGAGGCCGCTGTCACTGTCCCAGCCGAAGGGGCCAGCATCCTCCTGGCCGCTACCGAGGCAGACCGCACCACCCCGTCGGTGACAGCCAGCAGCCGCAAGGCAGGCATGAGcactgtgctgggcaggggagggagcggGGAAGTGGGGACAGCCACCTCCCAATCCCCCCGTGTGAAGGGACGGCCCGGGGCAGGGGTGAGGGTCCGTccagggggagcagggctggacaaGACACCCAGGACGGACAAAGCACCATCCCCAGGTGGGAAACCCAGCAGCTGGGCGTCGAGCGGAGCCCAGACCAGTGTTGGCGGCTATGATGGCAATGCTGGGGGCAGGTCGCAGGCCATCAAAGCAGGGGCTAGCCCCACTCCACAGGCAGGGCACGACATGGACAGCACGGTAGCAGGCaggggccgggagcggggccgagGCGGCGAGAGCGGGGGAGCAGTGCCAGGGGCCGGGGACGGCCGCATTCCCGGGCACCACGGCAGgaggctgggggctggggcGCCGGGCACGCTCGCGACGCTGGGCCGCAGCAGGCAGCTGGACCAGGTGAAACGCGCTGACGAGCTCCACGTCCGCGAGCGGGCCTTTTACAGCctcggcggggcgggcggcggccccCACGGCCCCTACCCCGGCCCCGGGAGCGCCGACAGCAGCCAGTCCTCCGAGGGGGACCAGGGCAGTCAGAGTGAGAGCGGACAGATGGGACTGCAGCCCTCAGGGTGGGGATCCCCAGGGTACCCCCAAGGCCGCTGGATCCAGGGGCCCCTCTGA